The nucleotide sequence TTCTTTGGTTCCCCTCCAAATGGCTGCAGTGATCCTGCTTTGTCTCTGTGAATCACAAGACCCCTTTTCAGATGTGAGTAAAGACTCTTACAGTGGCCTCTCtctgctgaattttttttcctatgcTTTGGTTGGGAACAGAGGTAATTTGTCCGATACTGGTGTTAATGTTCCATGAGCATCACGGACCAGTAGACATTAGCACTACTTCGAATAATCTGCACAAGGAAAATACACAAATGACTTGAATCTCTTGTCCACGGGGCTGGGAAAGAGGCCAGGGGAGGAAGAGGACCCAGGCCCCCCTGCCATCCCTTGCCcctaatatatttttgttttctcattcaAATGATTATTACTGGGATATGGCACGTTCCCCCAGCATGCTGATTTACATAATTATTGGCTGTCCCTTGCCATCACTTTGCTCACGGGGCAGGTGCACCCCCAGCTCCAGGCAATGCCCCGGGGCTATGGATTTACCAGCGGGTGTTTGAGCCTCTCGGTCCCTGCTGGCTCTGGTGCCCAAGCCCTGACTTTAGCGAGAAGCAGTGGCCACAGCCAGGGGTGTCCGCCCTGAGGAAGGCGGGGCTCCGAACCGGCCCCTTCAGCAGCGAAGGCCTAAGGCCGCTGCCACCCAGCCTAGAGACAGGGAGCTGGGAAAGCAGCGAGAACGAGGCTCCTCCGTTCCGTTAGTGGCGCCTTGGCCTCTGCGCCTCTTTGAATTTGGCGCCCTGCCTTCCGATTGGCTTATTTTAGCAGCCAATACTGCATTAAACTTTGCCAGACCGTGAGGCTAACCAATCCCGGAGAGACAATCGTCTGGCGGCCAACCAATGGCAGAGCGCAGCGTCACCGTCCAGGGGCGGGGTCGAGGTTTCCGCCGGGGACTATATAAATGAATAGTGGCCGGTTCGCGCTCAGACAGCGGTGTTCGCTCGGCGGCTAGAGCCCCAGTTTCGGGCTCTCGGAGCGGGTGGCCGAGCCGCGTGTGTCGCTCCCGCTTCCCGGCACCATGTCCGGCCGCGGTAAGGGCGGCGGCAAGGCCCGCGCTAAGGCTAAGTCTCGCTCGTCCCGCGCCGGGCTGCAGTTCCCGGTGGGGCGCGTGCACCGGCTGCTGCGGCGCGGCCACTACGCGGAGCGCGTTGGCGCGGGCGCGCCCGTGTACCTGGCCGCCGTGCTCGAGTACCTGACGGCGGAGATCCTGGAGCTGGCGGGGAACGCGGCGCGGGACAACAAGAAGACGCGCATTATCCCGCGGCACCTGCAGCTCGCGGTGCGCAACGACGAAGAGCTCAACAAGCTGCTGGGCGGCGTCACCATCGCGCAGGGCGGGGTCCTGCCCAACATCCAGGCCGTGCTGCTGCCCAAGAAGGCGGGCGCCGGCGGAGCCGGGCCGGCCAAGAGCGGCAagaagggcagcagccagcaatcGCAGGAGTACTAGGGCCGGCCACGCGCCGCCGgcggagacccccctcccccgcccaggaGCTGCGGATCCGTAGCGGGCTCGTGGGCGGGGAGAGCGCGAGGCCCCCGGCGCCTTAAGCTGGGTTGAGGGAGTCGAGCTTTccgcaaagggggggggggaatagaggTGCAGCCGCTGCCCGGTGGGGAAGCTGCCGGGGGGCCTCCCGCCCGCCCGTCCGTTGTACGAAGCGAGGGGAGCCGAGCCCCACGCTGCGCACGTGCCTTGATAATGAACTCAGCTGCTCCCGAGCCCTATTGTTCCCTGCGCGTGAAGCTGCTGTTTGCAAAGTCCTAGTGGCAGAGGAAGCTGCTGCGCGGTCTCTTTTGCTCTGCAATCTCCTGGTCCTCCGCTGACACCCACTTGACTCTTGCCTATCTGAGATGCTTCAACATTAGCAATGCAAACTGACCCGTAACAGACTCGTACGGGGGACAAGTGGCTTCAAGAGTCGCCCCCTGAGGTTTGCTGGGGAAGCTTTAAAAAACTGCTCCTGGATCTTATGGTAACTGTTCAAATGGTACCGACAGAGGACTGAACAGAGACATATCAGAATGCAGCTATAGAGCTGCCTCACTATACTTTTCcagaaattttgtttgttttaaaggagcCCATGCTTGCTGTTTAATTACCTGTTTCAAAATGGCACTGCTGTGAAAGATGTATATTTAcatatcttgtttttcttttaactttaaGGCTGAGGGCATCTCTTGCATCAGATTAAGCACAACAATCCAAAACATGGTAAACTAACAAGCCCTCACCCTCTTGAGTAGAAGGCAGCTTTCACTTATCTCAGCAGTAGTGACTCTATAAAGTGCTGTAAATTTTTGTCTAAAATGTTACAAGTATTTGCTAGTTTGATTCTGCAGTGAAGCCATACTTTGTTTGACCTGTTTCAACAGACAGTATCTGCAGCTAGAAGCTCAGTAGAACCACTACAGGATCAAACCAGAGAAAATTCTAGGGTTAGAGTAAACTTTTAGTTAACAAAACAGCAACCATTTTTCTTTCAGCTGTGTCCTTTCTCTTGGACACTGCTAAATCTGCTGTGGTAGCCTTTGTAACTTCCTGTACATCCCAGAAAGAGTTTTGGGTAATAAAATATGTGGTGACCTGCTATTTCTGTAGCATTATATTCCTTGCACTGTTAGTTCAAGGGCCAGAAATAGTTTATGTATATGCCTAAAGAAGAACAAGGATTTAAATGGGCATGGAGACAATTCCCTTCCTAAGTAAAGTATTGTCAATGGGTGTCATATAGACATTGAAACAACCCATTGTTTCCTTTACAAAACACCATCTTTGCATTTTATGCTTTAAAGAGACACGAGTATTGGCCTGAAAGACGAAGGGGATGAATCACTAATTCAAATGCATATTCTCCTAATGTAAAATGAATGGGCTATGGAGCTTGGAAGGATTAGCTTGtaaggagtgggcaaactttttggcccaagggccatatCTGAGTATGGAAACTCTAGGgctggccatgaatgctcatgaaattggggtatGAGGGGGTGGGTG is from Mauremys reevesii isolate NIE-2019 linkage group 12, ASM1616193v1, whole genome shotgun sequence and encodes:
- the LOC120375699 gene encoding histone H2AX, whose amino-acid sequence is MSGRGKGGGKARAKAKSRSSRAGLQFPVGRVHRLLRRGHYAERVGAGAPVYLAAVLEYLTAEILELAGNAARDNKKTRIIPRHLQLAVRNDEELNKLLGGVTIAQGGVLPNIQAVLLPKKAGAGGAGPAKSGKKGSSQQSQEY